The nucleotide window GACTGCGGAAGCGGTCAATTCAAGAAACGGGAAGACAGCGGCCCTTGCAACGGCGGTATTCCGGATTCGGAAATAAGTATTTTACAAAATGGATTTATGTGGTATGATAGAAAAATATTGGAGATACTGTAAAAGAATAAGATACGGTATTATCAAAATTACGAATCAGCAGGAGGCTTTTATGGAAAACGAGACAAAAAACTTTATCGAGCAGATAATTGATAAGGATTTGGCAGATGGTTATTATGACCACGTGCAGACGAGATTTCCACCGGAGCCGAACGGCTACCTTCATATCGGACATGCCAAATCAATTCTTTTGAACTATGGCCTGGCAAAGAAATACAATGGGAAATTCAATCTTCGTTTTGACGATACCAATCCTACAAAGGAAAAAAGTGAATTTGTAGAATCCATAAAAGAGGACGTAGCATGGCTGGGGGCGGACTGGGAAGACCGTCTTTTATTTGCTTCGGACTATTTTGACATCATGTATGAATGTGCTGTAAAACTGATCAAAAAAGGGAAAGCTTTCGTTTGTGATCTGACAGCGGATCAGATTCGGGAATACAGGGGAACGTTGACGGAGCCGGGCAAGGACAGCCCGTATCGAAACAGGACAGAAGAAGAGAACCTGGAGCTGTTTGAGAACATGAAGAACGGCCTTTATGCCGATGGGGAAAAAGTGCTCCGTGCCAAGATCGATATGGCTTCTCCCAATATCAACATGCGTGATCCTGTTATTTACCGGGTGGCACATATGAGTCATCACAATACAGGAGATAAATGGTGTATTTATCCCATGTATGATTTTGCCCATCCGATCGAAGATGCAGTGGAGCGTATCACCCATTCCATCTGTACGCTGGAATTTGAGGATCACAGACCCTTATACGACTGGGTGGTGAGGGAGTGTGAATTTGACCATCCGCCCAAGCAGATTGAATTTGCGAAGCTGTATTTGAAAAATGTTGTAACCGGCAAGCGCTATATCAAAAAGCTGGTGGAAGATGGAATCGTAGATGGCTGGGATGATCCGAGGCTTGTATCTATCAGCGGCTTGAGAAGACGCGGATATACACCTGAGTCCATCCGCAGATTTGTGGAAATGGCAGGAGTGTCCAAGAGCAACAGCGTGTGTGAGATGCCCATGCTGGAGTATTGTATCCGGGAGGACCTGAAATTAAAGAAAGCAAGGATGATGGCGGTGCTGCATCCTCTGAAGCTCATCATAGACAACTACCCGGAGGACCAGGTAGAATATATGGAGGTTCAGAACAATCAGGAGAACCCTGAACTGGGGGTGAGGACTGTGCCCTTTTGCAGGGAGCTTTATATTGAGCGGGAAGATTTTATGGAAGTACCGGTGAAGAAATATTTCCGCCTGTTCCCCGGCAATGAGGTCCGGCTGATGAACGGATATTTTGTAACGTGTACCGATGTGATCAAGGATGAAGAAGGAAACGTCACTGAGGTTCACTGTACCTATGATCCGGAGACGAGGAGCGGCAGCGGTTTCACAGGAAGAAAAGTGAAGGGCACGATCCACTGGGTATCTGCCCGGCACGCGGTGAAAGCGGAGGTCCGGCTTTACGAAAATATTGTGGATGAAGAAAAGGGTGTTTATAATGAAGAGGATGGCAGTCTGAACCTGAATCCCAATTCTTTGGTAGTGCTTAAGGACTGCTATTTGGAGCCGGGACTTGCGGAGGCAGAGGCTCCGGAGAGCTTCCAGTTCGTGAGAAACGGATATTTCTGTGTTGACAGCAAAGATTCAGAGCCGGGACAT belongs to Qiania dongpingensis and includes:
- a CDS encoding glutamine--tRNA ligase/YqeY domain fusion protein encodes the protein MENETKNFIEQIIDKDLADGYYDHVQTRFPPEPNGYLHIGHAKSILLNYGLAKKYNGKFNLRFDDTNPTKEKSEFVESIKEDVAWLGADWEDRLLFASDYFDIMYECAVKLIKKGKAFVCDLTADQIREYRGTLTEPGKDSPYRNRTEEENLELFENMKNGLYADGEKVLRAKIDMASPNINMRDPVIYRVAHMSHHNTGDKWCIYPMYDFAHPIEDAVERITHSICTLEFEDHRPLYDWVVRECEFDHPPKQIEFAKLYLKNVVTGKRYIKKLVEDGIVDGWDDPRLVSISGLRRRGYTPESIRRFVEMAGVSKSNSVCEMPMLEYCIREDLKLKKARMMAVLHPLKLIIDNYPEDQVEYMEVQNNQENPELGVRTVPFCRELYIEREDFMEVPVKKYFRLFPGNEVRLMNGYFVTCTDVIKDEEGNVTEVHCTYDPETRSGSGFTGRKVKGTIHWVSARHAVKAEVRLYENIVDEEKGVYNEEDGSLNLNPNSLVVLKDCYLEPGLAEAEAPESFQFVRNGYFCVDSKDSEPGHLVFNRIVSLKSSFKIEK